AGGCTCGAACATGCGTTTGTGGACCATTCACCCCAAGTATTTGGATCCAAAGGGCCTCGTCGCCGTCTGGAGGGAGGGACTTCTGGCGCAGAAAGTCTTGCTCGGCGAAACGCACGGCTACCGCCACCATCCGCAGGTCGAGCGATTTCGGGCTCATCCGGATTCACCGGCGATTATTGCAGCGTACCTGTCATCGATTCACGAGGAATCACGTGTTCGCGGGTACCGCTTCGATGCATCTAAGGTCAGAGCCGAACCTAGCGAC
This DNA window, taken from Acidobacteriota bacterium, encodes the following:
- a CDS encoding pyrimidine dimer DNA glycosylase/endonuclease V, yielding MRLWTIHPKYLDPKGLVAVWREGLLAQKVLLGETHGYRHHPQVERFRAHPDSPAIIAAYLSSIHEESRVRGYRFDASKVRAEPSDMTVEETEGQLFFEWQHLLSKLAARAPSLHHEFKSLNLPEAHPLFRIVPGPKQSWER